The following nucleotide sequence is from Archocentrus centrarchus isolate MPI-CPG fArcCen1 chromosome 6, fArcCen1, whole genome shotgun sequence.
CCGTCACGTGGCTGCTGGGATATTAAAACTGAAGGAGCAGCTGTCTAAAATCCTTacattgcattttatttatgtataaaaAACAGAGAGCCATCAGTCTACAGGCTGAGGAGTGATTAATGAATATGGTGTAATTTATACTTTAATTTGAATTTTGCTGACCACCCAGTATTTATTTGGCTTTTGTTGATAAAATGACCAATGTGGCAACAGATTTACTGACGTCTCAGTACAAAGTCTGACAAAAAtcttcaaaacaaaatattatcaaCTTTGTTCCCATTGTGTCTGCCATGTGCAAAATCATTCATGGATTTAAAGTTTGAGGAATGTCAGACCAAtgctttcttttgtttgaacAGTCAAATTCAAATTACAGTCAGGTCTATTAGTGTTTAAACAGTGATGCTATTTTTGTAACATAGCATATATTAAATTCCTAAAAgattaatacatttatataattttttgtaACCTTCCTGGTTTAAAGCTGAACACTTTAATAAATATTGGTAGCTTCAGATAGATTGTGGACCATTTAATCAGTCCTTTGGACGTATAAGGTTTGGGGATAAaattgtagggttttttttgtgttatattttaatttcatgtttcACAACACTTGTGAAGAGAGCATGGTGTTAAACCTTCTTTGTCTCTTCAGGACAAGATGGATGGCTTTGTGCCAGCTCACTTCCTGGGATGGTATATCAAGGTAGGTTTGGACACGCCTGACACGCTTCAGCAGTTGAATGTGAAGTATAAAAGTCATGCTGTACTACAGCGACAACAATGTCTCAGCCAGTGATTACACATAAtagatttaaatattttcaagaGGAAGCAATTTTAAGTTTGACTTACCGAGATTACAAAGCACCCAGATCAGTAAATGCCAAATGATGTCATTGCCATTGTCATTGCCATGCTGGTGTGATtgtttatttacaaataaaatagcacatttttattgtgtGAATTTGCGGCAAAGAAAAAgttgttggttttctctgtttctccatTCTGCTCTGTTCATCTCTTTTACTTTactactttttttccccctccctcctccagaCTCTGATGATTCGGGATTGGTGGATGTGTATGATAATCAGTGTCATGTTTGAGTTCTTGGAATACAGCCTGGAGCACCAGTTACCTAACTTCTCGGAGTGCTGGTGGGACCATGTACGcacatttctgctgttttcttctgcttacaAACTACTGTGTGACACACTTTGAGGTTATTTTGGTTATTATGTCAGTGTTTTCTGAGTGAGTGGTTTGTGGTAAGGCACTAGCAGTAAGCATCAGAATCACGTGACATCTTGAACAGAAGATGAAGATGTGCTCTTTAAAGCGTGACAGTGTTTACTGTAGATATCATGCTGGCTTGAACTCTAAATGTTTTTAGGCCCTTTCTCACCCGTGTGGTAGATTGAAATTACCTACAGTTAGTagacatttaataaataaaatctaactCCCAGGTGTATTTCTTCAAAGGTGTCCATATTAGACAGGTTCCTTTGAAGCACAGTGTAAACAGATGCATATTTTCAAAACATAAATTATTAgtgtattataaatataaaagtaaacTGAAAGGGGTTCATGTGCTTTTTGCAGAATTGATTTGTATTTTCACCATGTGTTAAATTTGAAAGCTCACATTTCTTTTGCTCACAGTGATGAGTGAAGGGGCAGAAAGTGGAAGCAGTGGAGCAATGATTTTGTTAGTGAGGTTTATGAGCAGTGAGGTGCTCATTTGTTTGCTTGATAATAACCTTGTATTACCTTGTGATCTGTTCATGCGCGAACAGTACTAACAAAAAAATCAGCTCTAACAAACCCGTGGAGGTGTGTCATGGTTCATTTGGAGCATTACTGTACCTCACTTACTCTTTTTTGAAATTGTTTCTCGCTCCAGTGGATCATGGATGTGTTGGTGTGCAATGGTTTGGGGATCTACTATGGCATGAAGACCCTGGCTTGGTTGTCAATGAAACCTTACCAGTGGCAGGGCCTCTGGAACATTCCTACATACAAGTACGACTTTATAAGAGACATTTATTTAATGACTCCACACTTAGATCTGTAGTTAAATTACAAACATTTCACTGTTagatttgtgtatttgtttacaTCTAATAGTGTCTGTGGTCTGTACCTGGCAGGGGGAAGATAAAGCGTATAGCATTCCAGTTCACACCATACAGCTGGGTGAAGTTTGAGTGGAAGCCTGCTTCAAACCTTCGTCGCTGGCTTGCTGTGTTGGGAATCATCTTCATGGTAAGAAATACtgacagaaagaggaagaatgTGGGTGTCATTGcaaaaaataattacatcaCAATGTAATAAAGATATACAGAAAACTAAACATATTCTGATATATAAATTTtgataatatatatacattttgatAATATATGCTGATGTACTGTCCTGACCAATATACTGgctgatattagctatttgctgatATATCAGTATCTGCATTTtataactgtttttaaatgaaaatgaaaaagtaaacacaagttgagagaaacacccttcaactaTGATTTGGATCTTGATGCTGCTTAGTTTATCCACCAGACGGCattctgcaacttccctgttggcaacacagcaaacacaataACCAGCTGATAATAACCAGCTAAACGAGTAATCCACGACCTCTAATGCTCTATTTCTGCTTTACTGCCTGAAAGCTGAATTATTTCACAGCTCTTAAATAATTAGCTATTAGAAGAGAAAATTTATCTGGTGGTCTGATTGTTGTGGCTTTTTCAGCTTTACTGTATTTTTGTATTCTCAGTGCCTCTAAATTAAGGTGTGCAttgttttatcttttatctTGTCAGTTTCTGTTAGCAGAGCTGAATACCTTCTACCTGAAGTTTGTGTTGTGGATGCCTCCTGAACACTACTTGGTGCTGCTTcgccttgttttttttgtcaatgtCGGAGGCGTAGGCATGAGGGAAATCTACGACTTCATGGACGACCCGTGAGTAACAAGATGGGGTTTTTCTTTTGGGTTCTGTAGAGTTTGACTGggtgtgtataaaaaaaactgttgtgtATGTCGTGTATAATACACACTGGATAAAGAACTTATTGACATTCAGCACTGCTTGAGTTTAATCAAGTTATCACAGTTCAAATTTGACTAGAAAAGTTGATGATAAGCGCAGCAGTGAGGAAGTGTGTTTCAGTCTCACACTTCATAGTTTTAGCAAGAAACTACATTGATCTGAAAAAGTACTTCCATTTActatacatgcacacatatgcCTAGTGATATAATATGGTGTATTCTTAAATCATTTTTCCATAATAACATTGTGCAATTTTCCCAACAGGAAGTTCCACAAGAAGCTTGGTCAGCAGGCGTGGCTGGCGGCAGCAATCACAGTAACAGAGTTCCTAATAGTGGTCAAGTATGACCCCCACACCATCATGCTGCCCATTCCTTCTCTTATCATGCAGTGCTGGTTTTTAGGAATCCTCCTCATACTCCTCTGGACTGTGTGGCGGTTTTTCATCCGGTAAGAAGTGGGATGGGTGCTTGTGGGTAGCGGGAGAGAAGCAGAGGGTCATAAACAATGTCAGATGTAGATGGTTGAAATATAATGAAATTCTATGCTTTTCTGTGTAAAAACAATGCTTTTGGTGCAAATGaagctttaacaaaaaaaaaaaaaaaaaaatgcaaatattaccTGGCTCATACCCAGACTGCCCTTTGGTCTCCTTTctcttttaaatatgttttttttgtgtgtcagcTTTCTGTAGCTTTTCCTGCTGCTCTGTTTCATATTGAGACTACTGCTGTGTACATGTTAATTCTAGGAAGGGAAGTGGGGAGTTGGTGAGAAGTGGCTGGTTTCCAAATGAACCCTGTACACACATAGAATTACATACAGGAAAAGATGGCAATCAGTTGTTTTGCATTCAAATTGTTCTTGGTGACTAATTAAAGAACATACAGTTTAATCACAATAGTTTTTAACAGATATCTCTTCACACGTGTGGGATTCCGTCCAGTTTGCTCCTGTATTTGATTTGGTTATTCCTCATGatcccatgcagtgattttaggctagtttttgttttgattcaCCTTATGTTTAGTGTGTTCTTGTTAGGTGCAGCCCTTCCCTGGCATGTTAAGcttcttgtctgttttcttcCCCTACCCTGCCTCCCCCTCCATCTCCCCTcctttcctccttctctttctttcctgcTCATGCTCAGCAGTAATGCAGTAATGTCCTTGTCAAGCGAGGTAGGTATAGGAGAGAGATGCCTTGCCCCATCCACTCCCTTCTATCAGCAGTGTTTAgtgtagtttgttttgttttgttttccttctctaGCACATCACTGTTTGGATCCATAATCACAATGAGAGGATCTTTGGGATCCTCTGAAGAACACAGTTAATACTCCTCATGGATCCATCTCCTGCATGGCACTTAACGGGGTTTTTCTGTGGTGAATTTTATCATCTTCATTTCCCCTCACATCATTTATACTCTCAGTTCCAGTCAGTTTAGAGAGCCTTCAGTTTGTGCTGATACTGTTAAAGTGAGACAGGACAGTGAAACCCAGAGGAACTGATAACCCACTGCACACATACTAATCACCATGTGACGAAAGCCAGTGAGATCAGCTCCACCACTTCTCATAGTGCACTGAAGACACGAAAGCATGGCTTTATGtagttttgttttatctttcttctttgtaaaaacagagaaacttattagaattagaattatTTCCAAATACTGTTTGACCCTCGTGAAAAAATTAGATTAAGATACATTGTGATTTCCTTTCATCTTTAATATTGAGGTGGACACAGTTAAAAGGTTCCTGCTCAGGCTGTGCACCGGTTGGTACTTGAACAGCAGGTTCAGTATATATTCTAGGGTCAGACcatgaaatgctttaaaaagtAATAAGCTGTCAAATACACGAGAGCTATCAAGATTAAATCCAATCTAACTTATGTCTAACACTTAAAAATTAAAGGTCAGTTTCAACAAAAACTGGCACAGAAGATGGCGTTCTTACCTTTGGAGTCCAAGCTGAGTCCAACCCCCCTTTTCTGAGCTGCTTTCTCCttgagtgttttatttattttcctctgaCCTTCCTAAAGGCAGGGGTTCCGCATAGACTGGTTGCTGTTTATAACATGTATGGCAATCAATCTGTTCCTGTACTGATGGATTTTCTTAACAAAAATAAGATTTTTAATGCAGCTCATACAATACTTAGAGGGCGGAACTTTATCTTAAGTTTGTTAACAAagtaattagttttttttttgttttgttttgttttgtttgaagtAACCCAGTCTAACAGTGGTGTGGGAATTCTAAGAAAGACTTTAAGGACGTCTTCTGtgagaaaacacacagagttCTAAAATTTTGCATGACCAGAAACCATCTGGGAAGAATTGACCCTTAGGGGATGATGCTCTATAAATAGTGTGTGTGCTCTTTCCTTGTATCTTCTCACAGTGACATCACACTCCGCTACAAAGAGACACGCCGGCGCAAACAGGAAGCCCCTGCTGACTGGGACCGCCCACTGGGCAACGGCAGCACGGCCACCCCCTCCGGGCGAAGCAAATTGAACGGGAGCTCCGAGATGCTGCGCCAGAGGAAGTCCTGAGAAGAAGCCGGTCAGTCACACTGTCGGCAGCGAATGAAGGGGACAGTGTTCGATGGGAGAAAATGAGAGGAGTTAAGGAGAAATGTAACACAAGATGGCAACCAGATGGACACAAATGTGCTGTGTAGACTGTTCTTGTGCCTACATGAACCAAGTAGTCATTTAAACACAGGTAAGGGGTGAAAGGGGCAGTTTTCATTCGGTGTATGTGTAGTTATTGTCCTACTTCAGGTATTTACCTCATTCTGTTtcaaagaaattttttttttttttttagaattacaCTGATGACGAGATTAGATTTTTGcgttaatattttttttgaatGTTGGCTGATGTGGATGAAGAAAAAGCTGAATCAGTGCAGAGTTggatgagtgggaggagggatGTAGACGTCCAGGAAAGCAGATGTGCTCTTGACCAataattttccattttctcagctgcactttatcttaaaaaaaacagaagaataatGGAGGAGGAACACAGCCGCCACTGTAAATATGCTTAATCTTTTGTTGTGCAGTCATTTCAGTGCAGGTGAGAAAAAAGGAGAGTATTTAGAGCAGTTTTTGTAGGTGCAGTGACTGATCTGGGTTCTGTTTTATTGTCCACTACTATGCAATCTTCAGTATCAACCTGGGCTTGAGTAATAACACAGTGCTGTTCTGTTCAGTTTAAGTGACACTTATTTTACCAACTGATTCCCAGTCATTTCTCGTAGCTTAAACTAGGTTTAGTCCCAGGTACATGATGTATTATAGACACGTGGAAtttaggtttcttttttttttcccatttacaGTTTAGCATTCATTCCTGGAAGCACTGAGTCTGGTTGGTTCTTGCTCAGGATCCTTCCTTAGTCAGACACAAGAGAGGAAAACTGGTCTTTCCTCTCGGGCTTTGTTCTTGAAaagaatgacttttttttttttaatttaaaaatcaaaatgtacTATAATCTAGTTATTTAACTGATGATATTATACATGGTATATGGGGCTATAGTTTGAGTGTTTTTGTAGATGTTTTCTTATCACTTTAGGGTAAATCAATTATAAACACTAGATTCCTTTTAGTGAAATGAGGTTCAGAGACACCCGCAGCACTAATGAACACATCCGCGACAATCACACTGATGGAAAGCTGTGCTTGGTTTTCCTCAGACGGTGACATGTTTGTTCACAGTTACAAAAATGGCAGAGATCTGGATGTTCCTCCACTCTATAATTAAGGTTGGGTTTTATTTACGTCACTTCTGAGTTTAATATTTGATTCCTTTTATGCCAAACATTCTTGCAGTTTTAAGTTTTGGTTGTGTTATAATCTGGGGAGGGATATGGactttttcagctctgcagGGTTGCCATATTGCACATGCAATCAGCCAAAGCTTAGATCTCATTCTTGCAAAAAGCCATAAGTACCATCCATACCTGCTCGTGCACCTCAACCTGCTGTTGAATCTCATTTTGATTCTTTTCAGTCTGAGCTGAGTTTCAGCAAAGTTACATCTGCGTCTATTCTTTTGTTACAACAGTTCACCTGAAGGTCAGACCACTAAAACCAAATTCCTGTGTACAGTGGTAATGTCAGCTCAACTGAAATATGAAGAATTCTCTTAGTTTCTTTTGATCTGTTAGTGACAGCTGCTAAATGTAAATGTAGAGCTGCTCTGATTAGTCAGCTGATAATTCATCCTGAAGTCATCCAATCACTGTTTGCTTacctttttccaaacaaaaTTAGTCAAAATTATCAGCAGATTAATCTGATGATGAATACAAGTGTTGATCGCTGCTCTAGTTAAATGTTCAAAATGTTTCGTAAAGAAAAGTGAGCTTTAAATAGCGTAACATGGTCAAACTGAAACGAGCTGAAAATAACAGCCTGTTCCAGTCTCTCTCCAAGTTCACACTGTTACCAAAATCCTTTAGTCTCTTTTCTGTGGCTATCAGAGTTCAGTAGTAAATTTCTGTGTGACTCATTGTGCTCAGTCACTCTGTGCTACATAAATGATATCTGTGAAATTAGCTCCAAATGATCTTGTTGTAAACTAGTCTGTTTTAATGAGGCTACAGTAATTTTCTTGTGAATGTATAATCCATCAGAATCGGCTGTTAAGATGAGAGGGTCACAAACACTAAGCTGAACATTGTCATTCCTCAAaagctgctcctcctgctgcaaCATTAAACCCAGCTGCCTGATATATTTGGTAGGTCCCACACAAGGGTCCAAAAACAGCTGTGACCACACAGCTTGGCCAGAGGACCTCTGGGGAAGTCCTGTGGTGTCTGGCATTGGGATGTTGGCAAGGGTTCCCTTGGGTCTTGTGGGTTGTTTGCAATTGGACACATTCCACGGGTCCTCTACTAGTTGGGATTCTGCcatttttttgcagtgtggtgGGGGGCTTTGTCCCTCTGAGGGAGGCCCTTGTGATTGGGGATGCCTTTAATCTAATGCTTACTTGGGAGACACATGTCAGAGTAACATTATGAATGTCAggacccgagggttccccagtAGAACATTGCCTTGCAACATGACCGATGTTACTCAcgtcacctgtcagtggtttcaGTGTTGCTGCTTACAGCGATTGCTGTGTAAATTTAAAACTAATGTTTAGCTAATATTTCAGATTTTGTGCTTGTTAACCTGTGCTGTGCTAATTCAGCTGCTTGAGGAGTTTGCTTTTTCTCCTTCATGTCAAGATACTTTTAGACATGAGCCACTGTGTTCATGCCTCCAATTggtcaaaaatacttttttgtttgAACTGAAAACTTAAACAAACCCAATGCACAAATTTGCACATCAGCTCTGCGTTACAAAATAGTGAATAAAAAAACTTGAACTCAGAAACAATGTGTAACAacttgaggggaaaaaaataaatcgattaaaaataaaaaagcaggaACTTTAGTGTTTGCAGTTTAGTTTCGTTTCCCTTGCAGCCACATGGGGGCAGTAGATGTTATCTCTACCCTATGCAGTCATGTCTCCTGGATAATGACTGACTACTTGCTGTAaatgccattttcattttcaacttGGATTGTGTAAATTTGAAGATGTTGAAGAtcataaaactgaaatatgCTGCTGCACCACATAATTTTATAATGTTTTCAATAAAATTAACAGAAAATCTGAACTTTGCACAGTGCTTTATTTTCTGAATAAATCTGGTTACAGAAGTTTCTCAACTGTAACTGCTTCCATACAGCACAGTTACAGTGACCACCTATCACAAGCAATGATATAGGTTTATAGTGTCCTTCCTGATATTTATTACCCCATAGACAAAGGTTCAATGTTAGccgcttctttctttttcctaaacAGAAGTTGTTTCTATGGTGAGTAAGTTGGTTGGTGTGCAGTCTCACAATAGAAACCAATTACATTGAGTCTTTATCAGTTTTGCTTATTGGTGCACTTGTTCGACAGGTTGGACAAGTGCATCTACAAGTGGAGACTGCCACAAAACTAAACTACTAAAATGCGTTGGCATTTTTCTCTCTATGCATTTGTAccatatatatattcttttatcTACTACCTCCCTATCACTGGATCATAGCTAATGACTCAGGAAGTAAAACAGCTGATGGGATTGGTGGTTTACTCCCTTCTCCTTTTTGCTGAgttattttgtgctttt
It contains:
- the ptdss2 gene encoding phosphatidylserine synthase 2, with translation MTKLESKKSGVAVGKSATEQVNNGSVDPGCPDQSTTIKAKVMKQTSRESLHRRNTECEVYDDGTNTFFWRAHTVTVLFILTCALVYVTLLEETPQDTAYNTKRGIVASILVFLCFGVTQAKDGPFTRPHPAYWRFWLCVTVVYELFLIFILFQTVHDGRQFMKYIDPKLGVPLPERDYGGNCLIYDPGNTTDPFHNIWDKMDGFVPAHFLGWYIKTLMIRDWWMCMIISVMFEFLEYSLEHQLPNFSECWWDHWIMDVLVCNGLGIYYGMKTLAWLSMKPYQWQGLWNIPTYKGKIKRIAFQFTPYSWVKFEWKPASNLRRWLAVLGIIFMFLLAELNTFYLKFVLWMPPEHYLVLLRLVFFVNVGGVGMREIYDFMDDPKFHKKLGQQAWLAAAITVTEFLIVVKYDPHTIMLPIPSLIMQCWFLGILLILLWTVWRFFIRDITLRYKETRRRKQEAPADWDRPLGNGSTATPSGRSKLNGSSEMLRQRKS